From the genome of Solanum stenotomum isolate F172 chromosome 5, ASM1918654v1, whole genome shotgun sequence:
ctaAACTTAGAAGGCCGTGATTGGTCCTAaaggcgggtcacagacggatttctcggttatcaaaaaaaaattaatcctaAACTTGCAAACAAGGAAAGTAAAAAATTctggtattttttttaataacagatgcaatttatataaaaattgttaGATTGAttaaaataagtgaaaaatAGAACGTTAGGAGAAACTAAAACAGAGCAAAATTAGGTGTTCACACTTGGGAAGAATCCATTGAGGAATGTGTTGCATTCTTTCTTAATTTCCAAAGCTGATATTATACTCCTTTCCctcaatatttaaataaaaatagaatgtATGTGGTAATTTGTTCCAATGTTGGTTTTAGCAAAGCTTGAGTCCATATGTTAATGTGAATTAGGTGATTCAGTCAGCATGTTGTACGTTGAGATGTTATTTGTATGGTCAGTGTCAGTTATGCACTCAACAAGTATTCAAGAAGTTGAGTGAATCTAGTCATTCACAAGTCATAGAAATGGAGGAGAGGAGAGTAATATATTGATAAAGATTTTGGAAATTGATGATAACACTCGGCTTCACAAGCATTaacttttcttgatttctcaTTTTAGTGATGTTTATGAATGAGAGATTACTGATTAGCAAGGGTGTTCGTAATGGCAGTAAAAAAAAGcaaattcctcggtaaaatatGTTGCAAGTAGAAATTTGAAGTGAATTGAAACGggattgtattttgttactCTCTGTTTCAGTTAGTACTTTCTCATGATAATAAAGTTACAACTCTAAAGCCTGGTCTCTTTTGTCTTTAATTACTGCAGCTTGAGAATGTATAATTCTCTGGTCGAAAGATGTTTCACGGACTGTGTAGACAGTTTCAAACGCAAAACTTTAGACAAACAAGAGGAGACCTGTGTCCGACGATGTGCTGAGAAGTTCTTGAAGCATTCTATGCGTGTAGGACTGAGATTTGCAGAGCTTAACCAAGGTGCACCAACACCAGACTAAGACGCTTCTGcaattcaatttttcattattgtttattgtgGGTTAATCAACAAGGACAAGTAGTGGAAGGTCCTTACTTTGGACTGTCAACAGCTCTTCTCGTCGTTATTGGTAAAATGTACTTCTACAGTTAAATTATTAGAAACTTGAATAGTAGAACTGGATCCTGCAACTGATTGCAGGCCACTTGCTGTTACGATAGCATTCTTTTGTTGTGACGTTCTAGCAAAATAATGTGGTATTCAACTTCATCAAGGAGAGACATATCTGTTGCCTTTTCTGGTATGATGACAATTTTATGaaacttgaaattgaaaaatggatttttGCTGATACGATTAACTACAAGTCCACATTAATATTGTCTATTGATCCTCTTCTTGTTTCCTCGTACCTCCTCTTGCTTTCAGTTTTTTTATAATCGAGAAATTTCTGAGTGTCAGCACACAGTTCAAAATTCAATGGATGGTTACACTCTCATCTTTTACCTGGCTAACTCTCTGATAATGTCATATTCCGAAACATCGAATTTGCCAAATAAGATTTGTTAGGTTGCTTCTTGAGGTATGTCAAGATGGAAATTAACCTGTCCATCTCTTTTATGATGTTCATCTGCGCCAAGTCGAAAATGTTGGTTTGTGCACAATTCAATTATTTGACATTGATGAGTTAAGTAATAGTTGCTTGTAATTTTGCTTTTTGTTCTCAGACTAACAATCGATTAATCTGAGGTGAAATGTTGCTTTATTGTAGTGCCAATGTTTGTTTATGTtccaaaaataaagtaaatttcaGCAATTCAAGAGATTACTATTCAAGTGGCACGTCCTTTTATTTTGTActtcttttataaatttgtcATTAGGTGAGTATCATCTTTACAAGATACTATTTTTTACACAAGAAATCCGAAAATGATACACCagtcatttttttctattcaaaTTGCAAGTGATTATAGGAGATCATTTACTTTAAAAACGCAGCTCTCAATTTTTAGTTTGTGTTAGCAcatgaatattttgataatatcGCTCTTGGACGGTTATTTTGTACAGCCTTCACGAACACTTCGTAGGCAGTGGAGGGAGAAGTACGTGAAGCTTCACCATTTTTTTGTACATATTTTAGGaatttaaaagtcatttttataagaattatgcgattttctcagtttttcgtgtgtgttattCCATAAATATCTTTGTGATATGACTTTTAGATAGTCTTTTTGCAAAACATTTACGAAATCTTCCGTAGAGAGTTGGGGGAGCAGTACGTGAAACATCactattttttcatcatattttgggcatttaggaGTCATTTTACAGGAATTAAgcgattttctcagttttttgTTTGTGTTAGCCCATTAATATTTTGGCCATATGCCTTCCGGACGATTTTTTCGCAAAGCCGTTACGGAACCCTCCGTAGGGAACTGGGAGAGCAATACGTGAAGCCTCACTATTTTTACACATATTTTGGACATTTAGAAGCCATTTTACAAGAATTAGacgattttctcaatttttcgtgtgtattagcctatgAATATCTTGGTGATATGACTTTCAAACGGTTTTTTTGAAAAACCTTTAGTGAACCCTCCGTATGGAGTTTGGGAAGCTGTACGTGAAGCCTCACAAATTTTTGCACATATTTTGTGCATTTAGGAgccatttaaaaataattagacaattttctcaattttcgcTTGTGTTAGCCCATAAATATGTTGGTGATATTACTTCCGGATGATTTTTTTCGCAAAACCTTTACGTAATCCTTCGTAAGAAGTTGAGGGAGCAGTACGTGAAGTGTCACCACTTTTTGCACATATGATGGGCATTTAGGAGCCATTTTATAGGAAGAcgattttcttagtttttcgtATGTATaagcttatgaatttttttgtgatatGACTCCCGGAAAGTTTTTTTGCAAAACATTTACGGAACCCTCCATAGGGAGTTAGGGGAGCAATAAGTGAAGCCTCACCATTTTTTGCACGTATTTTCAACATTTAGGATCCATTTTACAGGAATTAGgcgattttctcaattttccgTGTATATTAGTCAATgagcccatgaatattttgatgATACGACTTTTCAAATGGTTTTTTTTGCAAAATCTTTATGGAACCCTCCATAGAGAGTTGTGGGAGTAGTACGTGATGTCTtaccatttttgtttttttacatattttgggcatttaggaGCCATTTTACAGGAATAAAgtgattttctcagtttttcgtgTTGTTTGcccataaatattttggtgatatgactttcAGATAGTTATTTTGCAAAACATTTACAAAACCTTCCGTAGGGAGTTGGGAGAGTAGTACGTGAAGCCTCACCATTTTTGcatatattttgattatttaggAGTCATGTTACATGAGTAATTAGGAGATTTTGTCAGTTGTTCGTGTGTGTTAGcctatgaatattttggtgatacgacttgtagatttttttttgcaaaacctTTACGGAACCCTCCATAAGAAGTTGGGGAAGCAATATATGAAGTCTCACCATTTTTTGCACATATTTTGGGTATTAATTAGGAGCCATTTTATAGGAAATAAACgatttttttggtgatatgactcgtgtgtgttagcctatgaatattttggtgatatgtcTTCCggacattttttttcaaaacctttACGGACCCTCTGTAGGGAATTGGGGGATCAGTACTTGAAGTCTCACCATTGTTTGCACATATTTTGTGCATTTAGAAGTCATTTTACAAGAATTAGGTGATTTTTGCAATTTTTCGTGcgtgttagcccatgaatattttgatgatatgaCTTCCGGACAATTATTTTGCCAAACCTTTACGGAACCCTCCATAGAGAGTTGGGGGTACAGTACGTGAAACCTCACCATTTTTAcacatattttaaatatttataagtcAGTTTATAGGAATTAAGCCATATTTTGCTGAGGCCACCTTGCACTCGCCCCACTCCGCTCCATTGCCAACTCTAAGTGAGAAATTTAAAAGCTGGACTACAAAAGGAATAGAGAGTAGAAGAAAATAAACCCACAATGGCATCAAGTTGCTACGAGGAAAATGCATCCAAGGTACAATTATGGGAGCTATTAGCACGTAGCCAAAgcttttactaaaaaaaatcaaaatataacttaCAAATTTAAGAGAATTGAACATATAATACATATACTGCTTCCtataaaagaaaacattcaCAAACACTCGAAAATCTTTTCCGATATCTTTAATTAAGAGAGAGATATTCATGCATTACACCACAATTCTCGATACATGGTCACAAGAGACATAATTCGAAAGACGCGGAAATGGAAGTTATATTAGAGAGAGTCAATGTAAAATATGAATTGGAACATTACCACCtgttataacaataaaaatataagatttgcagtataaaaatatattcataaactTAGGCAATAATTTGCCATTACATCAccataataataacaatatgcAAGTAAAGCTGCGGGCTACAATTTCCCCCCTAAATTTGGTCCTTTTGTAGCGACTTCAGCCTCtataatttttcacttttactttacCAACACCCAACttacataaaaagaaaaaagagtaaCAAACCAATTCCCCAGAAAGTTGATAgtaattcaaaagaaaaagaaactaatCCCCGCGACACTTCAAAATTTTCCCAGATAAAAAAGAGAATAATTGAAGGCGGGAAATCgtatgaatttttctttttttcgatCAGGTCagtgtaattatttaaaatttggtgAAATTAAACGCGGAAATTCTTTCCCTGGAAAGTTTGTCCAAATTGCCAGTTAGCTGGTGCAATGTTGTATGAAGCAGAGCTGCGTCGATCACTACCAGTGACTCTAAAAGAAAGTGCTTGTCCGATTAGTTTTGCATTTGTTTGCCAATTTTGACCCCAATTACGAGTCATCGAAATCCATGGCGTGTTTGTGCCTTTAACATAAACCTTCTGAATGTCCCCTGCACCTGCAACGTTGGTAACTAACACCAAGTTAAAGTATTGGAAACCGTTGACTGTGAATCTGATTCCTCCTTGTTTCCTGCATGGAAccctgtaaaaaaaaaaaaagaggaaaaacaaaaCAGATTTAACTTTGACGTTTATGAGTCATGGCTTAGCATTAAGAACAAATgcaccaaaaatagaaaaaacgcGTTGTCCAATTGATCCAGTTTATCTGCAAAATATAGGTGAATAGTATTGGGGGACCATTTGTAGATTTTAATGAAGCTATACCATTACTAGGAGTTATAGGTTTTTGGTATAGCAAGACTATGTCCATTTGCTAAAATTGGGGAGAAAATAGGAccacaaaaaggaaaaataaaagaaataagtaTTTCTAAAAATGAATTGACGGTGTAATTTTCTTGTTCACTGTTAGTGCAGTGAAGTTAATCTCAAAATGAAAACTCAACAGATCAATAACTGTTTTGCTAAAAACCCGGCAAATTGGACATTTCAAGTCATAAGAAAACTTGTTAAATCATGACGAGAACATGTGGCCGCTGTACAGATTCATTGTAGTAGTTACtcttgttccaatttatgtgtagCACTAAAACACTTGAAACTTGTGATCCAAAAAAAGAGGTTATAAATATGTACGCATCACAGATATACAAAGTAATAGTAATATTGTATTATATGGAAGCTCAAATCAGCTCCGTACCATAtaagaaatatcaaaattaaccCTCAGGAAACTGGAAAGTTTAGTTTAAGTAAATCCAGAGCATAATTACTTGTTAAACCTTGTTTAACACGTTACAAACTATAACAAAAAGACAAGATATCAAAGATTTTTTTGGTGTTAAATGAGTATAAAAGTTTGTCTACAAGATTATTATTCACCACAATTCAAACTAGTTTAAATTTAATTCTGCAAATAAAATCCACAAAAAAATGAACGATTCAAGGAATTAGCTTAGTTGATTGACTATCTCGAATAGCGAAAGAATTTACAGCTAAT
Proteins encoded in this window:
- the LOC125865546 gene encoding mitochondrial import inner membrane translocase subunit Tim9; translation: MDKSMIGDLDSLPEADKLRMAAMIEQLQVRDSLRMYNSLVERCFTDCVDSFKRKTLDKQEETCVRRCAEKFLKHSMRVGLRFAELNQGAPTPD